In a genomic window of Nostoc sp. UHCC 0870:
- the ndhI gene encoding NAD(P)H-quinone oxidoreductase subunit I, whose product MLKFLKQVGDYAKEVVQASRYIGEGLSVTFDHMRRRPVTVQYPYEKLIPGERFRGRIHYEFDKCIACEVCVRVCPINLPVVDWEFDKATKKKKLKHYSIDFGVCIFCGNCVEYCPTNCLSMTEEYELAAYDRHELNYDSVALGRLPYKVTDDPMVTPLRELVYLPKGVLDPHDLPANAPRAGARPEDLIETVETVEN is encoded by the coding sequence ATGCTAAAGTTCCTCAAGCAAGTTGGTGATTACGCCAAAGAAGTAGTACAAGCTAGTCGTTACATTGGTGAGGGGTTATCTGTCACCTTTGACCATATGCGTCGCCGTCCTGTCACTGTGCAGTATCCTTATGAGAAACTGATTCCTGGTGAACGGTTTCGGGGTCGGATTCACTATGAATTTGATAAGTGTATCGCCTGTGAAGTTTGTGTGCGGGTTTGTCCGATTAACCTACCTGTAGTTGATTGGGAATTTGACAAAGCGACCAAAAAGAAAAAGCTCAAACACTACAGTATCGATTTCGGGGTTTGTATTTTCTGCGGTAACTGTGTGGAATATTGCCCAACTAACTGTCTGTCAATGACAGAAGAGTATGAGTTAGCCGCTTACGATCGCCATGAACTCAACTATGATAGTGTGGCTTTAGGTCGTCTCCCCTACAAAGTTACTGATGACCCAATGGTGACACCACTACGTGAACTAGTTTATTTACCTAAAGGTGTTCTTGACCCCCACGACCTACCCGCCAACGCTCCTCGTGCTGGCGCACGTCCAGAAGACCTAATAGAAACAGTAGAAACAGTAGAAAATTAA
- a CDS encoding citrate synthase: MMVCEYKPGLEGIPAAQSSISYVDGQKGILEYRGIRIEELAAKSTFLETAYLLIWGELPTKEELQVFEEEVRLHRRIKYRIRDMMKCFPESGHPMDALQASAAALGLFYSLRDLHNPAYIRDSVVRLIATIPTMVAAFQLMRKGNDPVKPRDDLDYSANFLYMLNEKEPDELAAKIFDVCLILHVEHTMNASTFSARVTASTLTDPYAVVASAVGTLGGPLHGGANEEVIQMLEEIGSVENVRAYVDERLQNKQKLMGFGHRVYKVKDPRATILQDLAEQLFAKFGADKYYDIAQEMERVVAEKLGHKGIYPNVDFYSGLVYRKMGIPTDLFTPIFAIARVAGWLAHWKEQLAENRIFRPTQVYSGHHEVPYTPLDQR, translated from the coding sequence ATGATGGTGTGCGAATACAAGCCTGGTTTAGAAGGCATTCCCGCCGCCCAATCGAGTATCAGTTATGTAGATGGGCAAAAGGGAATTCTAGAGTATCGTGGCATTCGGATTGAGGAATTAGCAGCAAAAAGTACATTTTTGGAAACTGCTTATCTCCTGATCTGGGGAGAATTGCCAACGAAGGAAGAATTGCAGGTATTTGAGGAAGAAGTCCGCCTCCACCGGCGGATTAAATATCGCATTCGGGACATGATGAAATGTTTTCCCGAAAGCGGTCATCCAATGGATGCACTCCAAGCCTCTGCTGCGGCTTTAGGCTTGTTCTACTCCCTGCGGGACTTACATAATCCTGCCTACATTCGGGACTCTGTAGTGCGCCTAATAGCGACAATTCCGACAATGGTAGCCGCCTTCCAATTAATGCGAAAAGGTAACGACCCCGTTAAGCCTCGCGATGACTTAGATTATTCTGCCAATTTTCTCTACATGCTCAACGAGAAAGAACCGGATGAATTAGCAGCCAAAATCTTTGATGTCTGCTTAATTCTCCATGTTGAGCATACAATGAATGCTTCTACCTTTAGTGCTAGGGTGACAGCTTCAACTTTAACTGACCCTTACGCGGTGGTTGCTAGTGCTGTAGGAACGTTAGGCGGCCCCCTACATGGTGGAGCTAACGAAGAAGTTATTCAGATGTTGGAAGAAATTGGCTCTGTGGAAAATGTCCGTGCTTATGTCGATGAGAGGCTGCAAAATAAACAGAAACTCATGGGCTTTGGTCATCGCGTCTACAAAGTCAAAGACCCACGCGCTACTATTTTGCAAGACCTAGCAGAGCAATTGTTTGCTAAGTTTGGCGCAGACAAATACTACGACATTGCCCAAGAAATGGAACGGGTAGTGGCGGAGAAACTAGGACACAAAGGGATTTATCCCAATGTTGACTTTTATTCTGGTTTGGTGTACAGAAAGATGGGAATTCCCACAGACTTGTTTACACCAATATTTGCGATCGCTCGTGTGGCTGGTTGGCTAGCTCACTGGAAAGAACAACTGGCTGAAAACCGGATTTTCCGTCCTACCCAGGTTTATAGCGGTCATCACGAAGTTCCTTACACACCCCTAGACCAACGTTAA
- a CDS encoding type II toxin-antitoxin system VapC family toxin yields MTNLTIIDTDILIDAGYGIIEAVNCLHNLQVNSGLTISIVTQMELIVGCANKAELKTLENFLKQFHIIKVDQAISNKEVDLLRFYRLSHGLLIADSLIAATAIVWNYPFITKNQRDYRFIQGLNLLKYP; encoded by the coding sequence ATGACTAACTTAACCATTATTGATACCGATATTTTAATCGATGCTGGTTATGGCATTATCGAAGCAGTAAACTGTTTACACAATCTACAAGTAAACTCTGGTTTAACGATTAGCATAGTTACACAAATGGAATTGATAGTTGGTTGTGCTAACAAAGCAGAGCTAAAAACCTTAGAAAATTTCCTCAAACAGTTTCATATCATTAAAGTTGATCAAGCTATTTCAAACAAAGAAGTTGATTTATTGCGGTTTTATCGGTTAAGTCATGGCTTGCTGATTGCTGATAGTCTTATTGCAGCCACAGCAATAGTCTGGAATTACCCATTTATTACGAAAAACCAACGGGATTACAGGTTTATTCAAGGTTTAAATTTATTAAAATATCCATAA
- a CDS encoding NADH-quinone oxidoreductase subunit J, whose translation MNLAEGVQLVTFGILAVMMIGAALGVVLASSIVYSAFMLGGVFISIAGLYLLLNGDFVAAAQVLVYVGAVNVLILFAIMLVNKQQNFSPFPSTGVRKVLTAIVAVGLFGLLSTMVLATPWANSTIPVAGESSIVVIGEHFFTDFLLPFELASVLLLIAMVGAIILARREYLPDVTPELPQTVLTLPERPRELIGAGSDTKE comes from the coding sequence GTGAATCTAGCGGAAGGAGTACAACTTGTTACCTTTGGCATACTGGCCGTGATGATGATTGGAGCAGCCCTTGGTGTAGTGCTAGCATCCAGCATTGTCTATTCTGCCTTTATGTTAGGGGGCGTGTTTATCAGCATCGCGGGTCTGTACCTGTTGTTAAATGGTGATTTTGTCGCCGCCGCCCAAGTGCTGGTTTATGTGGGAGCAGTAAATGTGCTGATTTTGTTTGCCATTATGTTGGTGAACAAGCAGCAGAATTTTAGCCCCTTCCCCAGTACGGGAGTGCGGAAAGTCCTGACTGCGATCGTGGCTGTAGGATTGTTTGGGCTATTAAGTACAATGGTATTGGCTACTCCTTGGGCTAACTCTACTATTCCGGTAGCAGGAGAAAGTTCTATCGTTGTAATTGGTGAACATTTCTTCACCGATTTTTTATTACCTTTTGAATTGGCTTCTGTGTTATTGCTGATCGCAATGGTAGGCGCAATTATTTTGGCACGCCGTGAGTATCTGCCAGACGTGACCCCAGAATTGCCCCAAACTGTGTTGACCTTACCAGAACGACCTAGAGAACTGATAGGTGCTGGTAGCGACACCAAAGAATAA
- a CDS encoding HNH endonuclease → METIIFLFNGEAPYHTERGTIQNKDLPTEIKEYFSKQQDYYKTLWSCGNSKFIKVGDRAYFKRSGNVRNEPLGFIAAGYVIAAPENEKLRLIDKSKYSDLSAAYADDYDGCLYVYIKIDSVVDFNLPLDQKYLKKLPQFQGVNFNFGGGGCKFNEKSSPFLDSKWEEHSLIQHRKKLGCRLVDIFVDQGENFQQNKDYQAAIDAYKLALEVDSKYAKAINKINNCESILKKINETNPPKLPNRNDKLSKAREELDKEKFFTVQNDSEACQKIYVSIARRQGQSKFRQNLLEAYSSRCAITNFDAEEALEAAHIIPYIATENNHPSNGLLLRADLHTLFDLNLIAINPKTMMVHISPTLQKTEYRVIEGKELRIPKNELHHPSLQFLKKRCEMCEWFKHL, encoded by the coding sequence ATGGAAACTATAATTTTTCTTTTCAATGGTGAAGCACCATATCATACGGAAAGAGGAACGATTCAAAATAAAGATTTGCCTACAGAAATTAAAGAATATTTTTCAAAACAGCAGGATTACTATAAAACATTATGGAGTTGTGGAAACTCTAAATTTATAAAAGTTGGAGATAGAGCATATTTTAAGAGAAGTGGTAATGTTAGAAATGAACCGCTTGGTTTTATTGCTGCTGGCTATGTTATTGCAGCACCAGAAAATGAAAAATTAAGGCTTATTGATAAGAGCAAATATTCAGATTTAAGTGCTGCATATGCAGATGATTATGATGGCTGTTTGTATGTTTATATTAAAATAGATTCAGTAGTAGATTTTAATCTTCCTCTAGACCAAAAATATTTAAAGAAATTACCTCAGTTTCAAGGAGTAAATTTTAACTTTGGAGGAGGTGGTTGTAAATTTAACGAAAAATCATCTCCTTTTTTAGATTCAAAATGGGAGGAGCATTCCCTAATACAACACAGAAAAAAACTAGGGTGTAGACTTGTTGATATTTTTGTGGATCAAGGTGAGAATTTTCAGCAAAATAAGGATTATCAGGCTGCAATTGATGCTTATAAATTAGCTTTAGAAGTTGATTCTAAATATGCCAAAGCAATTAATAAAATAAATAATTGTGAATCCATTTTGAAGAAAATAAATGAAACAAACCCACCAAAATTACCTAACAGGAACGATAAACTATCAAAGGCTAGAGAAGAACTTGATAAGGAGAAATTCTTCACTGTCCAAAATGACAGTGAAGCTTGCCAGAAAATTTATGTATCAATAGCTAGGAGGCAAGGGCAATCAAAGTTCCGGCAAAATTTACTAGAAGCTTATTCTTCTAGGTGTGCAATTACTAATTTTGATGCAGAGGAAGCACTCGAAGCTGCTCATATAATCCCTTATATTGCAACAGAAAATAATCATCCTTCAAATGGTTTGTTATTACGTGCTGATTTGCATACTTTATTTGATTTAAATCTTATTGCCATCAATCCAAAAACAATGATGGTACATATTTCACCTACCTTACAAAAAACTGAGTATAGAGTGATCGAGGGCAAAGAGTTACGTATTCCAAAAAATGAACTGCACCATCCCAGTTTACAGTTCTTAAAGAAGAGATGTGAAATGTGTGAATGGTTCAAACATTTGTAG
- a CDS encoding GNAT family N-acetyltransferase gives MEISYRHINYPLSPPSDLKDFPIIETDKYILKIASTNEELESIFRLRFDVFNLELGLGFSSSSLTQMDQDQFDAVCHHLMLICKTTGKTIGTYRMQTYKMASYNLGFDAADIFNLQKIPHAVLQASVEVGRACIAKEYRNIQALLLLWRGLANYLIWSGNEYFFGCASLLTQSPWEAAYAYDYFRKNDWIHETILVYPHSQYCLDMPQIFTKTYHVEIPKIVQAYLSIGARICSLPAIDQYFKTIDFLTISHLKEFTKWHFKA, from the coding sequence ATGGAAATTTCTTATAGACACATCAATTACCCACTTAGTCCTCCTTCTGACCTCAAAGATTTTCCCATCATAGAAACAGACAAATATATCCTCAAAATTGCATCGACTAATGAAGAGTTAGAATCTATTTTTCGCTTGCGTTTTGACGTTTTTAATCTAGAATTGGGCTTGGGATTTTCTAGTTCTAGCTTGACACAAATGGATCAAGATCAGTTTGACGCTGTTTGTCATCATTTGATGTTGATTTGTAAAACTACTGGGAAAACCATTGGTACGTATAGGATGCAAACGTATAAAATGGCTTCTTACAATTTAGGTTTTGATGCTGCTGATATATTTAATCTTCAGAAAATACCTCATGCTGTATTACAGGCATCTGTAGAAGTGGGACGTGCCTGTATAGCCAAAGAATATCGCAATATTCAAGCTTTGTTATTACTCTGGAGAGGGCTAGCTAACTATCTTATTTGGAGTGGTAATGAGTATTTTTTCGGGTGTGCTTCATTACTGACACAATCCCCTTGGGAAGCTGCATATGCTTATGATTATTTCCGAAAAAATGATTGGATACACGAAACTATCTTAGTTTATCCGCACTCACAATATTGTTTAGATATGCCACAAATTTTTACTAAAACATATCATGTAGAAATTCCAAAAATTGTCCAAGCTTATTTAAGCATTGGTGCTAGGATATGTAGCTTACCAGCAATTGATCAGTATTTTAAAACCATAGATTTTCTAACTATATCTCATCTAAAAGAATTTACAAAATGGCATTTTAAAGCGTAA
- the sixA gene encoding phosphohistidine phosphatase SixA has protein sequence MEVYFIRHGIAEEQQTGIKDEERKLTKEGKQKTEKVAQRLQELGLQFDLIVTSPLVRARQTAEILLATGLSSQLEESNHLAPNGHISNWLDYWLQPKNFDQNTQLALVGHEPCLSNWAEILLWGEAKGGLVLKKAGMIGVKVPEVGSPVGRSQMFWLTPPRYLL, from the coding sequence GTGGAAGTATATTTTATTCGTCATGGCATAGCAGAAGAACAACAAACCGGAATCAAGGATGAGGAGCGTAAACTTACCAAAGAAGGAAAGCAAAAAACTGAGAAAGTAGCCCAGCGATTACAAGAACTGGGTTTGCAGTTTGATTTGATTGTCACTAGTCCTTTAGTCCGCGCTCGCCAAACAGCAGAAATCCTCCTAGCCACCGGACTTAGTTCTCAGCTAGAAGAATCAAATCATCTAGCTCCCAATGGACATATTTCCAATTGGCTAGATTACTGGTTGCAACCTAAAAATTTTGACCAAAATACCCAACTAGCATTGGTAGGACATGAGCCTTGTTTGAGTAATTGGGCAGAAATTCTTCTATGGGGGGAAGCCAAAGGCGGTTTAGTCCTCAAAAAAGCAGGTATGATCGGAGTAAAAGTGCCAGAAGTAGGTTCACCTGTGGGTCGTAGTCAAATGTTTTGGTTGACACCTCCCAGGTACTTGTTATAA
- the nuoK gene encoding NADH-quinone oxidoreductase subunit NuoK, with product MQLQYFLLLAAALFCIGIYGLITSRNAVRVLMSIELLLNAVNLNLMAFSNFLDSTLIKGQVFTVFVITVAAAEAAVGLAIVLAIYRNRDTVDMEQFNLLKW from the coding sequence ATGCAACTCCAGTATTTTTTGCTACTTGCAGCCGCTTTATTCTGTATTGGTATTTATGGCTTAATTACTAGCCGTAATGCGGTGCGAGTATTAATGTCAATCGAGTTATTGCTCAATGCTGTTAACTTGAATTTAATGGCATTTTCCAACTTCCTTGACTCAACATTAATTAAGGGTCAGGTTTTCACAGTATTTGTGATTACCGTGGCAGCTGCTGAAGCGGCGGTAGGTTTAGCGATCGTGCTTGCCATTTATCGCAACCGTGATACCGTCGATATGGAGCAGTTTAATCTCCTGAAGTGGTAA
- a CDS encoding ABC transporter substrate-binding protein, producing MIQLKKFKQLVALAILGLLTSWVVSCSTGTINSNTQQAASGTANIEFWTMQLQPQFTNYFQSLITNFESQNPGIKVKWVDVPWAAMENKILTAVSAKTPPDVVNLNPDFASQLAGRNAWLDLDTKIPQEARSSYLPNIWKASTLNSKSFGIPWYLTTRLTIYNTDLLKQAGISKPPTTYAELAQAAQQIKDKTGKYAFFVTFVPQDSGEVLQSLVQMGVTLVDAEGKAAFNTPQGKAAFQYWVELYKKGLLPKESLTQGHRHAIDLYQSGETAFLASGPEFLKTIANNAPKIAQVSAISPQLTGDTGKKNVAVMNIVIPRDTKQPDAAVKFGLFLTNDDNQLAFAKAANVLPSTSKALADSYFKDIPANASTVEKARVVSAQQLQKAEILTPALKDIKKLQKAIYENLQAAMLGEKTVDKAVEDAAKEWNNR from the coding sequence ATGATTCAATTAAAAAAATTTAAACAACTGGTCGCTTTAGCAATATTAGGATTACTGACCAGTTGGGTTGTCAGTTGCAGTACCGGAACAATTAATTCAAATACCCAACAAGCTGCTTCTGGAACAGCCAATATTGAGTTTTGGACTATGCAACTCCAACCTCAATTTACCAACTACTTCCAAAGCTTAATTACTAACTTTGAGTCACAAAATCCAGGTATAAAGGTGAAATGGGTTGATGTTCCTTGGGCAGCTATGGAGAACAAAATCTTAACAGCTGTCTCCGCAAAAACGCCACCTGATGTTGTTAACCTCAATCCCGATTTTGCTTCTCAATTAGCAGGTCGAAATGCCTGGTTAGATTTGGATACAAAAATCCCACAGGAAGCGCGTTCCTCCTACCTACCAAATATTTGGAAAGCCAGCACACTCAATAGCAAAAGTTTTGGGATTCCCTGGTATCTCACCACGAGGTTAACCATTTATAACACCGATTTATTAAAACAGGCAGGTATCAGTAAACCACCCACAACTTACGCAGAATTAGCACAAGCAGCACAACAAATTAAAGATAAGACAGGCAAATACGCCTTTTTTGTAACTTTTGTCCCACAAGATTCCGGTGAAGTGCTGCAATCATTGGTGCAGATGGGAGTCACCCTAGTAGATGCGGAGGGAAAAGCCGCGTTTAACACGCCTCAAGGTAAAGCAGCGTTTCAGTATTGGGTAGAACTTTATAAAAAAGGGTTATTACCAAAAGAATCACTGACGCAAGGACATCGCCACGCCATCGATTTATACCAATCTGGTGAAACAGCATTCTTAGCTTCCGGGCCAGAGTTTCTTAAAACCATCGCCAACAATGCGCCCAAAATCGCCCAGGTTTCAGCAATTTCACCCCAACTTACTGGTGATACAGGTAAGAAAAATGTCGCTGTGATGAATATCGTCATTCCCCGCGATACCAAACAACCAGATGCGGCGGTGAAATTTGGTTTATTCCTCACCAATGATGATAATCAATTAGCCTTTGCTAAAGCTGCTAATGTTCTACCATCTACGAGTAAAGCACTAGCGGATAGTTACTTTAAAGATATTCCCGCGAATGCTTCCACAGTAGAAAAAGCGAGAGTAGTCAGCGCACAACAACTGCAAAAAGCCGAAATATTAACTCCAGCTTTGAAAGACATTAAAAAGTTGCAAAAAGCCATTTATGAGAACCTACAAGCAGCGATGTTAGGAGAAAAAACTGTAGATAAAGCTGTAGAAGATGCAGCAAAAGAATGGAATAATCGGTAG
- a CDS encoding DHH family phosphoesterase: MQLNSSFIKQSDSFALTTESNSEEPDIDKETEVSLTKSTLPTSTPDGVGIYIGQRSNSLAFQKSEELQKTLLSHRHERQLIILQDFPDPDALSCAWTYQLIAQQYDIKCEMIYAGTLSHQENIALVKLTGLPAQRWTPQTIKGKDLSLYQGLVLIDNQGTTSQLLTSVQQAGIPLVAVIDHHSLQSELKSEFVDVRPYVRATATIFTQYLQCGLLALDSSISQHVKCATALMHGLRSDTNRLMQAQEEDFMAAAYLSRFYDAQLLNAILQANRSKRVMDVIERSLKNRIVQNNFSIAGVGYLRYDDRDAIPQAADFLVTEENVHTAVVYGIVHDEDDELEVVIGSLRTTKLTLDPDEFIKEAFGQDSTGRFFGGGRTGAGGFEIPMGFLSGSNENSAYARMKWEVFDAQIKQKLLKLVNPKDNPIQSE, encoded by the coding sequence ATGCAATTGAATTCTTCTTTTATTAAGCAGTCTGATAGTTTTGCATTGACTACTGAGTCAAATTCGGAGGAACCTGACATAGATAAAGAAACGGAAGTGTCACTGACTAAATCTACCTTACCAACATCTACACCTGACGGTGTAGGTATTTATATAGGACAACGTAGCAATTCCTTAGCATTTCAAAAATCAGAAGAATTGCAAAAGACCCTACTGTCACACCGACATGAGCGTCAGTTAATCATTTTACAAGACTTTCCTGACCCTGATGCGCTTTCTTGTGCTTGGACGTACCAGCTAATTGCCCAGCAATACGATATCAAGTGTGAAATGATTTATGCTGGGACATTAAGTCACCAAGAAAATATAGCTTTAGTCAAGCTAACAGGTTTACCTGCCCAACGCTGGACACCTCAAACTATTAAGGGTAAAGACTTATCATTATATCAAGGCTTGGTTTTAATTGATAACCAAGGTACAACCAGTCAGCTACTAACATCTGTACAGCAAGCAGGTATACCATTAGTAGCAGTAATTGACCACCATAGTTTGCAATCTGAACTGAAATCGGAGTTTGTGGATGTTCGTCCTTATGTGCGAGCCACAGCAACGATTTTTACTCAATATCTTCAATGCGGCTTACTAGCTTTAGATAGTAGTATTAGCCAACACGTCAAATGTGCTACGGCCTTAATGCACGGCTTGCGTTCAGATACGAATCGCCTGATGCAAGCGCAAGAAGAAGACTTTATGGCAGCAGCCTATCTGAGCCGATTTTATGATGCTCAACTGCTGAATGCAATTCTTCAAGCCAACCGTTCTAAACGGGTGATGGATGTAATTGAGCGATCGCTAAAAAATCGCATTGTCCAGAATAACTTTTCTATTGCGGGTGTTGGTTACTTACGTTACGACGATCGCGACGCTATCCCCCAAGCAGCAGATTTTCTAGTGACAGAGGAAAATGTGCATACGGCTGTGGTTTATGGCATTGTTCACGATGAAGACGACGAACTAGAAGTAGTCATTGGTTCGCTGAGAACTACTAAACTGACCCTTGACCCTGATGAATTCATTAAGGAAGCCTTTGGTCAAGATAGCACAGGGCGGTTTTTTGGTGGTGGGAGAACGGGTGCTGGTGGCTTTGAAATTCCAATGGGATTTTTATCTGGTAGTAATGAAAATTCCGCTTATGCAAGAATGAAGTGGGAAGTTTTTGACGCGCAAATTAAGCAGAAGCTACTGAAATTAGTGAATCCTAAAGATAACCCAATTCAGTCTGAGTAA
- a CDS encoding NAD(+) kinase: MQLKQVIIAYKARDSQSKRWAEICAKQLESRNCQVLMGPSGPKDNPYPVFLASAGQPIDLAIVLGGDGTVLTSARHLAPAGIPILGVNVGGHLGFLTESVEEFQDTEQVWDRLFEDRYAIQRRMMLQAAVYEGHRTNLEPVTERYLGLNEFCVKPASADRMITSILEMEIDGEVVDQYVGDGLIVSTPTGSTGYTVSANGPIMHDGMEAITITPICPMSLSSRPIVLPAGSVVSIWPLGDYELTTKLWMDGVLATSIWPGHRVDIRMADCRAKFIILRENNSYYQTLREKLLWAGTRVHYTSNHKN; this comes from the coding sequence GTGCAACTCAAGCAGGTAATCATTGCTTATAAAGCGCGAGACTCCCAGAGCAAACGCTGGGCGGAAATTTGCGCTAAACAGCTAGAAAGTCGCAATTGTCAGGTCTTAATGGGGCCTAGCGGGCCAAAGGATAATCCTTATCCGGTATTTTTGGCTTCAGCAGGACAACCAATCGATCTGGCAATTGTCCTCGGTGGTGATGGTACAGTCCTAACTAGTGCCAGGCATTTAGCACCAGCAGGTATCCCCATTCTGGGGGTAAATGTAGGTGGTCATCTAGGTTTTTTAACCGAGTCAGTAGAAGAATTTCAAGATACAGAACAAGTTTGGGATCGGCTGTTTGAAGACCGCTATGCTATTCAACGGCGGATGATGTTACAAGCAGCTGTATATGAAGGTCATCGCACAAATTTAGAGCCAGTTACTGAACGTTATCTGGGGTTGAATGAATTTTGTGTCAAACCCGCTTCTGCCGATCGCATGATCACCTCTATCCTAGAAATGGAAATTGATGGTGAAGTAGTAGATCAATATGTGGGGGATGGACTGATTGTTTCTACTCCCACAGGTTCAACTGGTTATACTGTTTCTGCCAATGGTCCAATTATGCACGATGGTATGGAGGCGATTACCATCACGCCTATTTGTCCCATGAGTCTTTCGAGTCGCCCTATAGTTTTACCCGCAGGTTCTGTTGTGAGTATCTGGCCTTTGGGTGACTATGAGTTGACGACTAAATTGTGGATGGATGGAGTCTTAGCAACTTCAATCTGGCCTGGACATCGTGTTGATATACGCATGGCTGATTGTCGGGCTAAGTTTATTATTTTGCGGGAGAACAATTCTTACTATCAGACGCTACGGGAAAAATTGCTCTGGGCAGGTACTAGGGTTCACTACACTAGTAATCACAAAAATTGA
- the nuoH gene encoding NADH-quinone oxidoreductase subunit NuoH — MNSGIDLQGTFIKSLMDLGLPQGAAKAIWMPLPMILMLIGATVGVLVCVWLERKISAAVQQRIGPEYIGPLGLLAPVADGLKLVFKEDIVPAQADPWLFTIGPILVVLPVFLSYLIVPFGQNIIITNVGTGIFLWIALSSIQPIGLLMAGYASNNKYSLLGGLRAAAQSISYEIPLALSVLAIVMMSNSLSTVDIVNQQSGYGILGWNIWRQPLGFLIFWIAALAECERLPFDLPEAEEELVAGYQTEYSGMKFALFYLSSYVNLVLSALLVAVLYLGGWDSPIPLNVIAGWLGISDVNPVLQVVNAALGITMTLIKAYFLVFIAILLRWTVPRVRIDQLLDLGWKFLLPVGLVNLLLTAALKLAFPFAFGG; from the coding sequence ATGAATTCAGGAATTGACCTCCAAGGAACTTTTATTAAATCCTTGATGGATTTAGGACTCCCACAGGGGGCAGCTAAAGCAATTTGGATGCCTCTACCCATGATCCTAATGCTCATTGGGGCAACAGTGGGCGTACTTGTTTGTGTGTGGCTAGAACGGAAGATTTCCGCCGCCGTACAACAGCGAATTGGCCCCGAATATATCGGGCCGTTGGGGTTACTAGCTCCCGTAGCTGATGGACTGAAGCTAGTATTCAAAGAAGATATTGTACCGGCACAAGCTGACCCTTGGTTATTTACCATCGGCCCCATCCTCGTTGTGCTGCCAGTGTTTCTGTCTTATTTAATCGTTCCTTTTGGACAGAATATTATCATTACCAATGTAGGGACAGGAATATTCTTGTGGATTGCTTTATCTAGCATCCAACCTATTGGCTTATTGATGGCTGGTTATGCCTCCAACAATAAATACTCCCTCTTGGGAGGCTTGCGGGCAGCAGCGCAATCTATTAGTTATGAAATTCCCTTAGCTTTGAGTGTGTTAGCGATCGTCATGATGTCTAACAGCCTCAGCACTGTGGATATTGTTAACCAACAATCTGGCTACGGTATCCTGGGTTGGAACATTTGGCGACAGCCTCTTGGGTTTCTGATCTTTTGGATAGCGGCTTTAGCTGAATGCGAACGCTTACCTTTTGACTTACCTGAAGCAGAAGAAGAACTAGTTGCAGGCTATCAAACTGAATACTCCGGGATGAAATTCGCCCTGTTTTATCTCAGTTCCTACGTCAACTTAGTGCTTTCCGCTTTGTTGGTAGCAGTTTTGTACTTGGGTGGTTGGGATTCTCCCATTCCCCTCAATGTTATAGCTGGCTGGTTGGGAATCAGTGATGTGAATCCCGTACTCCAGGTAGTTAATGCTGCTTTGGGTATCACCATGACCCTAATCAAAGCTTACTTTCTCGTGTTTATTGCCATCCTATTACGCTGGACAGTACCACGGGTACGGATTGACCAACTGCTAGATTTAGGATGGAAATTTTTGTTACCAGTTGGGTTAGTGAATCTGCTATTAACCGCAGCTCTGAAACTGGCTTTTCCTTTCGCCTTTGGCGGTTAG